The Flavobacterium sp. HJ-32-4 genome contains a region encoding:
- a CDS encoding alpha-ketoglutarate-dependent dioxygenase AlkB, which translates to MLLFEEERTPVRFDLRDAEVTYYPSFFTHDKADELFSFLLENTAWQQDDIVVFGKSHPQPRLTALYGNEGKPYAYSNIVMHPHAWTPALMFIKEAVEQVCADRFTTVLLNLYRDGRDSNGWHADNERELGRDPLIASVSLGAERMFHLRHNQDASQALKLRLEHGSLLLMGGTTQHFWKHQIPKTARPTGPRINLTFRILK; encoded by the coding sequence GTGTTGTTGTTTGAGGAAGAAAGGACGCCCGTTCGGTTTGACCTGCGCGATGCGGAGGTAACCTACTATCCTTCTTTCTTTACCCACGACAAGGCGGATGAACTGTTTTCTTTCCTTTTGGAAAACACGGCCTGGCAACAGGATGATATTGTGGTATTTGGGAAAAGCCATCCACAGCCACGACTCACCGCCCTTTATGGCAATGAAGGAAAACCCTACGCCTACAGCAACATCGTCATGCACCCGCACGCCTGGACACCGGCCCTGATGTTTATAAAGGAAGCCGTCGAACAGGTGTGTGCTGACCGCTTTACGACAGTATTGCTCAACCTCTACCGCGACGGCCGCGACAGTAACGGATGGCACGCCGATAACGAGCGCGAGCTGGGCCGCGACCCGCTTATCGCATCGGTGAGCTTAGGGGCGGAACGGATGTTTCACCTGCGACACAACCAAGATGCTTCACAGGCACTAAAACTGCGGCTTGAGCACGGAAGCCTGTTGCTAATGGGCGGCACGACACAGCATTTCTGGAAACACCAGATACCGAAAACGGCCCGCCCGACAGGGCCGCGGATCAACCTTACCTTCCGTATCCTGAAATAA